From the Acidimicrobiales bacterium genome, the window TCACCAACGGGTGGGTCGGCCTCCGAGGAGCTTCTCCGGGCGCGCGCGACCAGCGCCGGCGCCGTCATCGCCGACGACGAGGCCACGAGCGAGGCGATCCGGGAGATCTGTGTTCGGGTCGACGGCGTGCCGCTCGCGCTCGAGTTCGCGGCCGCTCAACTGGCGACGTACCCGGCACCCGAGCTGGTTCGACACCTCGAAGAGCACTTTCGGATGCTCGGCCGCCCCGGTCGTTCGAGCGTGCCCCGTCAGCAGACGATCGACTCGACGATCGAGTGGAGCTATCGCCTGCTGGACGAGGCGGACCAACGGATGCTCGCTCGCCTTGCGGTGTTCCAGGGCGGCTTCGCGCTCGACGCCGTTGCACCGGTTGCCGGCTTCGATCTCGATCCGGGCACGTCGCATCTCGTGCTCGATCGTCTTCGGCGCAAGTCGCTCGTCACGGTCAGTTCTGGTCCCGGCGATCCGCGGACACGCTTCAAGCTCCTCGAGCCCGTTCGCCAGTTCGCCCACTCTCAACTCCGCCTCGGTGGGGAGTTCGACGCGATCCTCGAGCGGCACGCCGATCACTTCGCCGCGTCGACGGCTCGGCCGCTGGACGGCGACCGCTTCGCGCGGGAACACGAGCGGGCCGAAGGCGTCGTTCGGGATGCACCGAACCAGTACCTCGCGCTCACCACTCTGTCTCGGCGCGACGATCCCACCGAGGCGTTCAAGCTCATCGATGCCCAGCGAGGGGCCTTCTCGATGAGGTGGGATTTCGCGGCCGAGTCCGCGGCGCTGGTGGCGCCGTTGCTGGATCGACCCGACGTGCAGGCCGACCCCGTGGTGACCGGCCACGCGTGCAACACCCTCGGGATGATCAACAGCGTGATGAGCCTGGAAACCGGCAGGTCGTGGGCGCTCCGGGCCCTCGAACTCGCCGAGCAGAGCGGCGACGAGACGCTTCGCGCCGAGGCCGAGTTCCACCTCGGAGCCGCCCTCGCGGCCAGGGGTGACGGGGCCGGTGGCGAGACACATCTCCGGAGAAGCTGTGAGCTCCATGATCGGCTCGGAAACTGGGGCACACTCTCCTACAACCTGTGCTGGCTCGCGTGGTCCCTGACCCTGCAAGGCCGCTTCGAGGAAGCGGTCGACCCGGCCCGGCGGGGAGCCCAGCTCGTCTGGGACCACGCAGCGACGGCGGCGAGCTCGGCGACCGTTGCGGCCACCGTGCTCGCGGCCGCCGGTCGTGCGGACGAAGCGATCGCCATTCTCGAGAGGGCAGACTCCCACGAGATCCACGACCCTTCGTACTGGGCGTTGCTGGCCGCCCTGATCACGGGCCGGGCGGACCTCTCCACCCGAGTCGCCAGCGACTATCTGAGCTTGCGCCACAGCGGGATCCCCCGCGACGCCGACGGTGTGACCGCCATTGCGGTGCTCTGCCGGCGGCTGGGAGAGACGGACCTCGCGGCGCTCTGGACGGCCGTCGCCGCCGGGCGCGAACGTCGTTTCTCGCCGTTCGTCGACTCGTCGAGCCAGGTCGTCGGTACCGACCTCCTACGGCTGCTCCTCGGATCGGGCGCAGAGGTCGACGCAACGATGGACGATGCCATGAAACGCCTTGGCGCCCGATTCGACGAGCTCGCTCGTCACTACGAATCCACTGACGACCCGGGGCCGGTTCGCGACACATTCGCGGTCCTCGATGGTCACCGCGCCCGCCTCGCTCGGCCGGATCCCGAAACCGAAACGTCGAGGTGACTGCAGCCCTTCGCCGAGGGTGAGAGGCGTCGGCGGAGAGCTCCCGAGGAACGCGTGACTCGTTTCCCCGGCCAGCAGCGCGACACGCTCGGCTTGGCGGAGATCGGGGTTGCCGGAGATGGCAGCTTGTGCGCCTCTCTGGTGCGCCGCTACTCGCTTGCGCGGAAGGTGAATCGGTCGGTGAGCACCAGCATCCCGTCGACGATCGCCCGCAGCTCGATGTCGCACGGCAACGATACGCAGGCGACGTCTCGCTCTATCTCGACGCCGTGCAGCCACGACCGGTCGGCGGGAATCGCATCCGGTGGGGCGATCTCGGTCGTGGTCTCGCCGCCGCTGGTGACGACGAGCTCGACGGTGAGTTCGTGTCCGCCGGCTTGCCCGAGAAGCACATGCCCGACGATCGTCGCACCGTCCGTCTCGCGCATCCGGTCGCACACGTCCTCCGTCGATTCCAGGCGCTGCTCGCAGAAGGCGATGACGGCGTCGTAACGCTCCGCGAGCTCCGGACTCGGCCGGTCGCCGTTGCCGCAAGAAGCGACAAGCGTCGCCAGACCGAGTCCGAGGAGTGCGCGGTGCCGGCTCACTGCTGGAGGATCGTCGCAAGCTGGGCGGCAGCCGAGATGCGGGCCTCGGCCACGTATTCCTCGACCTCTGATTCTGTGAGATCGAAGCTCAGCGTGTTGAGCTCCGCCGGGACTTGCAACCGAATCACGTGGTCTTCCGGCGCGGCGCCGACCCAGTAGGGGACATCGGTTCCCACCGCCATGAGCGTGCGTAGCGCCGGCAGCCCCGAGTCGATCACGGTGGCGCCGATGAGAAGCATCGCAGCGGCGAAGATCAGCAGGGCTGCGAGGATGAGCCATCGTGCGGGCCAGAAGTTCGTGAAGAAGCCATCGAAGAAGCCGGCGGCTCCTTCGATCCACCCAGGCGCGCCCGAGCCCCTCACGTTGTCTTTCAGCACGAGCAATCCGTACTCGGAACTCGTCCAGGCGAACTCGGCAACGACAACCAGCGGCACGATCGTCAGGAAGAAGATGCGCAGCGCGGGGTTTCGCATCCACCCCCGCAGTCCGGCGCCGGCGTCCCCGTGCGATGCGGTTGTCCCTGTCTCGAATCTCTCCGCCGTCGGAGGCCGGCGACCGTCGGCATCCTCCGTGTCCAGCGTGAAGCCGATCGTCACGGCGTCTGTGGGCACATCTGGAAGTGAGTGGTAGGCCCGGAAGGACCGGTCTTTGAAAACGAACGCGGGGTAGTTCGCCCAAACGCCGCCGTCCATGAGGCGGTGCACCTGGCAATCGTCCCCGACAGCAACGCGGAGTCTGCCCGGCCTGAACGCGAACGGGATCGACGACGACGCCAGCACCGCGTCGACCACCGTCAGCTCGGGAGTGATGGCGTGGTTGAAGACCGCCGGCTGGCGAGCGGCGACGTTCACACACACCACGTTGAGCTCGATTCCCGACGCGTCGTAGAGCTCCCGGAACGTGACGGGAGAGGCCGGGCGAGCCTCACCGGTCAGCTGCACGATCTGATCCGCAAGTAGCTCCGAGAGCCAGTCTTTCAGCCGCTTGGTCCGTATGAATGGTGAGCCCGTGAGGTCAAACAGCCAGTTCTTCTCGATCTTTCCCAGGCCGGTTGCGGCGATCTGGCCGATCTCGGTCGGTGAGACGCCAGCGGCGACGAGCGTGGCGGTGATCGCGCCGGCTGACGACCCGGCAACCGCGCGGAACCACTTTCCTTCGGCCTCTATCGCCTGGAGTGCGCCTCCATAGAGCACGCCCTTGGCCCCGC encodes:
- a CDS encoding patatin-like phospholipase family protein codes for the protein MEKPGTRWWASHDACINGVFKGGGAKGVLYGGALQAIEAEGKWFRAVAGSSAGAITATLVAAGVSPTEIGQIAATGLGKIEKNWLFDLTGSPFIRTKRLKDWLSELLADQIVQLTGEARPASPVTFRELYDASGIELNVVCVNVAARQPAVFNHAITPELTVVDAVLASSSIPFAFRPGRLRVAVGDDCQVHRLMDGGVWANYPAFVFKDRSFRAYHSLPDVPTDAVTIGFTLDTEDADGRRPPTAERFETGTTASHGDAGAGLRGWMRNPALRIFFLTIVPLVVVAEFAWTSSEYGLLVLKDNVRGSGAPGWIEGAAGFFDGFFTNFWPARWLILAALLIFAAAMLLIGATVIDSGLPALRTLMAVGTDVPYWVGAAPEDHVIRLQVPAELNTLSFDLTESEVEEYVAEARISAAAQLATILQQ